A part of Marinobacter psychrophilus genomic DNA contains:
- a CDS encoding phasin family protein, with protein sequence MTDEHDKNTDADAQLPDKLKDSDAQLPGKIKDSARQIWLAGLGAFNKAEEDTGRFFERLVQEGEQMENRTRGVVEKQLKSVEDRVEGVRERATGTWDKLEHLFDQRVSGALRRLGIYRQEDIMSLQKRVERLEAELDRFKKLTPGYNEEE encoded by the coding sequence ATGACTGATGAGCACGACAAAAATACGGATGCGGATGCCCAACTGCCGGACAAATTAAAGGATTCCGATGCCCAACTGCCGGGCAAAATAAAGGATTCGGCACGACAGATCTGGTTGGCAGGGCTAGGCGCCTTCAACAAGGCCGAAGAAGATACCGGTCGTTTTTTCGAACGCCTGGTCCAGGAAGGCGAGCAGATGGAAAACCGCACCCGCGGTGTGGTTGAGAAGCAACTGAAGTCGGTGGAAGATCGGGTAGAGGGCGTACGCGAGCGCGCCACTGGCACCTGGGATAAATTAGAGCATTTGTTCGATCAGCGGGTATCCGGCGCTCTGCGTCGCCTGGGAATATATCGGCAGGAAGATATCATGAGCTTGCAAAAGCGGGTAGAACGCCTGGAAGCTGAACTCGATCGTTTTAAGAAATTAACGCCTGGCTATAATGAGGAAGAGTGA
- a CDS encoding TIGR01244 family sulfur transferase, producing the protein MDLRKIDDRISVTPQIQIADLPAIASLGFKTLVANRPDNEEPGQPLMAGIEEAAREHGLQWVYMPVASDNISDDDVERFGAMIRTADAPVLAFCRSGTRCTVLWALSSAGETPAKEIFEKAQSAGYNISGIASRLAQQAQKKS; encoded by the coding sequence GTGGACCTCAGAAAAATTGATGATCGTATTTCAGTAACACCGCAGATCCAGATAGCCGACCTACCCGCCATCGCCAGCCTGGGCTTCAAAACGCTGGTCGCCAATCGCCCGGATAACGAGGAACCTGGCCAACCACTTATGGCGGGTATCGAAGAAGCCGCACGTGAACATGGTCTGCAGTGGGTATATATGCCGGTGGCCTCTGACAACATCAGCGATGATGACGTGGAACGCTTCGGCGCAATGATCCGCACAGCCGACGCTCCCGTACTGGCTTTCTGCCGTTCCGGAACTCGATGCACTGTTCTGTGGGCGCTCAGCTCGGCTGGTGAGACCCCGGCAAAGGAAATATTCGAAAAGGCCCAAAGCGCTGGTTACAACATCAGCGGAATTGCGTCGCGGTTGGCTCAGCAGGCTCAGAAAAAGAGCTAA
- the hemH gene encoding ferrochelatase, with product MQFKGSENFRHSQPERLGVLVTNLGTPDAPTASALRRYLGEFLWDPRVVEVPRPLWWLILHGVILRIRPSRSAKAYAGVWQPEGSPLMIHTANQANAIREELKARYGDNVVVEFAMRYGNPSVTSALDDMQRQGVRKMLVLPLYPQYSASTSASTFDAIAQDFAKRRWLPDFRFISHYHDFPPYIEAMAELIEAHWVEHGRKQKLMLSYHGVPKKYLTKGDPYHCECHKTSRLLAERLGLAKDEYMTTFQSRFGREEWLKPYTDETLKSLPDQGVKSVDVFCPGFSSDCLETVEEIDEENREYFMESGGEAFNYIAALNATQGHIDALVALIEQNIEGWQIPLNNPQHLAERQALADAQQATVYPHETAKL from the coding sequence ATGCAATTCAAAGGCTCCGAAAACTTCCGCCACAGCCAGCCGGAACGCTTGGGCGTGCTGGTTACAAATTTGGGAACACCCGATGCCCCAACCGCCTCGGCGCTGCGGCGTTATCTAGGGGAATTTCTGTGGGACCCTCGCGTAGTAGAAGTGCCCCGACCTTTATGGTGGTTGATTTTGCACGGCGTCATCCTGCGCATTCGCCCGTCACGCAGTGCCAAGGCCTACGCCGGTGTGTGGCAGCCAGAAGGCTCGCCGTTAATGATACACACAGCCAACCAGGCGAACGCCATTCGCGAAGAGCTCAAAGCCCGTTATGGCGACAATGTGGTGGTGGAGTTTGCCATGCGCTATGGCAACCCATCCGTGACCAGCGCACTGGACGACATGCAACGGCAGGGCGTGCGTAAGATGCTGGTACTGCCGCTGTACCCGCAATACTCCGCGTCTACCTCAGCTTCCACTTTTGACGCCATTGCCCAGGATTTTGCCAAGCGCCGCTGGCTGCCAGATTTTCGATTTATCTCTCACTACCACGATTTTCCGCCGTACATCGAGGCCATGGCTGAGCTTATCGAAGCCCATTGGGTTGAGCACGGGCGCAAACAAAAGCTGATGCTGTCTTACCACGGCGTGCCGAAAAAATACTTGACCAAGGGCGACCCTTACCACTGCGAATGCCACAAGACATCGCGCTTGCTGGCTGAGCGTCTGGGCTTGGCAAAAGACGAATACATGACCACCTTCCAGTCCAGATTTGGCCGTGAAGAATGGTTGAAGCCCTATACCGACGAAACTCTGAAGTCACTTCCCGACCAAGGTGTCAAATCAGTGGATGTATTCTGCCCTGGGTTTTCTTCAGATTGTCTGGAAACGGTAGAAGAAATCGACGAAGAAAACCGCGAGTATTTTATGGAATCCGGCGGTGAGGCATTTAATTACATTGCGGCATTGAACGCAACGCAGGGACACATTGATGCGCTGGTCGCCCTGATCGAGCAGAATATTGAAGGCTGGCAAATACCGTTGAACAATCCGCAACATCTGGCTGAGCGTCAGGCCCTGGCCGATGCGCAGCAGGCAACGGTGTATCCCCACGAAACCGCAAAACTGTAG
- a CDS encoding esterase/lipase family protein, protein MVSVKSLHGSAQLLLDVAGGVTRIAERTHRTIVREINPLNRLRDIAGVPSKEREGQTYRFIQSTMSSLQQGLHRSLDGFSADDEPTHSVHSEKVAAALNGVCGDHLEASNNPLAITMHFRNSQGAKLRPDSSSMGATFPNAGPRIVVLVHGLCLSHEYWKGHNEADLGIELQRAHGFTPLYLNYNTGRHISSNGRELSEQLQILVDTWPVNVEELLLIGHSMGGLVIRSACWYGSEPKLPWTQLVKKALYLGSPHHGAALAKAGHLLTFVMHKFRYASPFALAQHTSAGIKDLRYGNLLDDDWEGIDQDEFHLDIRKPVPLLAGTRHYFLAATIGDHPTDFSSTLVGDLLVRLDSAKGHHSDALKKLRIRPEDCRVFEKLNHLALLDNKVVHDQIVEWLV, encoded by the coding sequence ATGGTATCCGTCAAATCGCTACACGGCTCAGCCCAACTGCTTCTGGATGTGGCTGGTGGCGTTACCCGCATAGCCGAACGGACACATCGAACCATTGTCCGGGAGATAAACCCGTTAAACCGGCTGCGTGACATTGCAGGAGTGCCCTCTAAGGAACGGGAAGGCCAAACATATCGGTTTATTCAGTCAACCATGTCTTCATTGCAACAAGGCTTGCATCGATCCCTTGACGGGTTCTCGGCGGATGACGAACCCACACACTCGGTACACAGCGAGAAAGTCGCAGCTGCGTTGAACGGTGTCTGTGGTGATCACCTCGAAGCCAGTAACAATCCCCTCGCGATTACCATGCACTTCAGAAATAGCCAGGGCGCAAAACTAAGACCTGACTCAAGCAGCATGGGCGCCACGTTTCCCAACGCTGGCCCGCGTATTGTGGTACTGGTTCACGGCTTATGCTTGTCACACGAGTACTGGAAAGGCCACAACGAAGCAGACTTGGGTATCGAGCTGCAGCGAGCCCATGGCTTTACACCGCTTTATCTCAACTACAACACGGGCCGGCATATTTCTAGTAACGGCAGGGAGTTAAGCGAACAACTTCAGATATTAGTTGATACTTGGCCGGTCAACGTCGAAGAGCTGCTTCTGATTGGCCACAGCATGGGCGGGCTAGTTATCCGCAGCGCCTGCTGGTATGGCAGCGAGCCGAAATTACCCTGGACCCAATTGGTCAAAAAAGCGCTTTACCTGGGATCACCCCATCACGGCGCCGCACTGGCCAAAGCCGGACATTTACTCACCTTCGTCATGCACAAGTTCCGCTACGCCAGCCCCTTTGCGCTTGCGCAACACACCAGCGCCGGTATCAAAGACCTTCGATATGGCAATTTGCTTGACGATGACTGGGAAGGTATCGATCAGGATGAGTTTCACCTCGACATACGCAAACCGGTCCCGCTGCTAGCAGGCACCAGGCACTACTTCCTGGCCGCCACCATTGGCGATCACCCAACAGACTTTTCCAGCACCCTGGTGGGAGACCTTCTGGTGCGGCTGGATAGCGCAAAAGGGCATCATTCTGATGCTTTGAAAAAATTGCGAATCCGCCCGGAGGACTGCCGGGTATTCGAAAAACTGAATCATCTGGCGCTGCTCGACAACAAAGTCGTGCATGACCAAATAGTGGAGTGGCTGGTTTAA
- a CDS encoding IclR family transcriptional regulator, protein MSAKDYTVPALQKGLKILEMFDSQCRTLSQVEMAQRLEVSSSSLYRIVQTLTAMGYLNKIGTNTYTLGSQVVSRGFSYLGSREIVEVAAPLITELRDNTSLSSHIGIRDGVEVLYVFRALALQRVSVNVPVGTRFPLHTTAMGRALLMGMSPADLQSLFQGQRLDGYPKPAPKTMPELLTLCEKEHSQGWNMHYSDYSTALAVPLRNFTGQVIAAINISGPDPVMSSPGDQEILLSQLKLTAKKIMRRLGGV, encoded by the coding sequence GTGAGTGCCAAGGACTATACGGTGCCGGCTCTGCAGAAAGGGCTTAAGATTCTTGAAATGTTTGACAGTCAATGTCGCACGCTGAGCCAGGTTGAAATGGCTCAACGTCTGGAAGTATCCAGTAGTTCGTTGTACCGGATCGTGCAAACACTGACGGCGATGGGGTATTTGAACAAAATCGGAACCAACACCTATACCCTGGGCTCACAGGTTGTTTCCCGCGGTTTCAGTTATTTGGGCAGCCGAGAAATTGTTGAGGTCGCAGCACCGCTGATTACAGAATTGCGTGACAATACCAGTTTGTCCAGCCACATCGGTATTCGCGATGGCGTAGAGGTGCTTTACGTATTTCGTGCGCTTGCCTTGCAGCGGGTATCTGTAAATGTGCCGGTAGGTACACGATTTCCGTTGCATACTACGGCGATGGGGCGGGCTTTGCTGATGGGCATGTCGCCGGCGGACTTACAAAGCTTGTTTCAGGGCCAGCGTTTGGATGGTTACCCCAAACCTGCACCGAAAACCATGCCGGAGCTACTCACATTGTGCGAAAAAGAGCACAGCCAGGGCTGGAATATGCACTATTCGGATTACTCCACGGCGCTGGCTGTGCCCCTGCGCAATTTTACTGGCCAGGTGATTGCGGCTATAAACATCAGTGGGCCAGATCCGGTGATGAGCTCTCCGGGTGACCAGGAGATCCTGTTAAGTCAGCTAAAATTGACTGCCAAAAAGATTATGCGCAGATTAGGTGGCGTATAA
- a CDS encoding TRAP transporter permease produces the protein MTQSNAVGADRSDSATPEMHQAELDGLIKKFDNESNFRDLKGVLKWLVTITCVVLSVFHIYTAGFGLLNEISHRTVHMAFIMGLLFIVFPRRPPKHLRVNAVLSLVYGAFYLLIAYQLVSALDGMIPAWWGWGIYGFALLMSISALPIAALEGRNKPSWIDWPLMLAGAGFSAYLVIFFKDIFIVNIGFPKSFDYLMGGIAIMLVIEGARRTMGESLSIIGVLALLYAMFGTQMPGMMAHRGYDIIRLVEHLYLGTEGIYGIAIGVVATYVFHFVLFGVLAQASGLGQLFIELATVVAGRYAGGPAKVSVVSSGFFGMISGSPVANTVTTGAFTIPMMKKYGFSARFAAATEAASSCGGQVTPPIMGASAFVMSEMLGVPYNELILIAIIPAAFHYLATLCMVHFEARRLNLKGMPADQIPQLGNVLARHWHQVIPLVVMVTLLMMQFTPFLAAFWGIILTITCSYIPLILRPLGFLRLDHKSVLTPKRLVAALEEGSKQSIAITAACACVGFLLGVTTLTGLGFKFSGAIVGLAVEFGTTLSAFIPFDLITTDSLTLFIALILVALACILMGAGIPTTPTYIILAAIVAPALDDFGIALLASHFFIFYYGVLADVTPPVALAAYAGAGISGSEPMATGVTAFRLSMGKVLVPFMFIYAPSLLFLDFTWTEFILAMISGITCIVALSAAYIGFFSAPLSRLEKTVLSLAGLSLVAHNPWFLAISGALVVLILGRNYRIGHYQQPTAIEVKGV, from the coding sequence ATGACCCAATCCAACGCAGTCGGTGCCGATCGCTCCGATTCAGCCACGCCTGAGATGCATCAGGCTGAACTTGATGGCCTAATCAAGAAGTTTGATAACGAATCCAACTTTCGCGATCTAAAAGGCGTGCTGAAATGGCTGGTAACCATTACCTGTGTCGTTTTGAGCGTGTTTCATATTTACACCGCAGGTTTTGGCCTGCTGAATGAGATTTCCCACCGCACGGTGCATATGGCCTTTATTATGGGTCTTTTGTTTATCGTGTTTCCGCGCCGGCCGCCGAAGCATTTGCGGGTGAATGCGGTTCTGAGCTTGGTTTACGGTGCTTTTTACCTATTAATCGCTTACCAGCTTGTTTCAGCCCTCGACGGGATGATCCCAGCCTGGTGGGGCTGGGGTATTTACGGCTTTGCTCTGTTGATGTCCATTTCAGCGCTGCCGATTGCAGCCTTGGAGGGGCGTAACAAGCCCAGCTGGATTGATTGGCCACTGATGCTGGCCGGCGCGGGTTTCTCGGCCTATCTGGTTATTTTCTTTAAAGACATCTTCATTGTTAATATTGGCTTCCCGAAATCGTTCGATTACCTGATGGGTGGTATCGCCATCATGCTAGTGATTGAAGGCGCGCGCCGCACCATGGGGGAGTCGCTTTCGATTATCGGCGTGCTGGCTCTACTGTATGCCATGTTCGGTACCCAAATGCCGGGGATGATGGCGCATCGCGGCTACGACATTATCCGCCTGGTTGAGCACCTTTATCTGGGCACCGAGGGTATTTACGGTATCGCTATTGGTGTTGTCGCCACCTACGTATTTCACTTCGTCTTGTTCGGCGTTTTGGCGCAAGCGTCTGGTTTGGGGCAGCTGTTTATCGAACTGGCCACGGTAGTTGCAGGCCGTTACGCCGGTGGCCCGGCAAAAGTATCGGTGGTGTCTTCAGGCTTTTTTGGCATGATTTCCGGCTCTCCCGTTGCAAACACCGTCACGACCGGTGCATTCACTATTCCAATGATGAAAAAGTACGGCTTTAGCGCGCGTTTCGCTGCTGCCACCGAAGCCGCATCGTCTTGCGGTGGGCAGGTAACGCCGCCCATTATGGGCGCCTCAGCGTTTGTGATGTCCGAAATGCTGGGCGTGCCGTACAACGAACTGATCCTGATCGCTATTATCCCCGCGGCTTTTCACTACCTGGCAACTTTGTGCATGGTGCACTTTGAAGCGCGCCGTTTGAATTTGAAGGGCATGCCAGCGGATCAGATTCCGCAGCTGGGCAATGTACTGGCGAGGCATTGGCACCAGGTTATTCCGCTGGTGGTTATGGTGACGTTGCTGATGATGCAGTTCACGCCCTTTCTGGCGGCGTTCTGGGGCATTATATTAACCATAACCTGTTCTTACATTCCGCTGATTCTGCGCCCGCTGGGGTTTCTCAGGCTGGATCATAAAAGTGTGCTGACACCGAAGCGCTTGGTTGCTGCGTTGGAAGAAGGCTCTAAGCAGTCTATCGCCATCACCGCAGCTTGTGCCTGTGTAGGCTTCTTGCTGGGTGTGACAACGTTAACCGGGCTGGGCTTTAAGTTCTCCGGCGCGATTGTTGGGCTGGCGGTCGAATTTGGCACTACATTGAGCGCGTTCATCCCGTTTGACTTGATCACCACTGACAGCCTGACGTTGTTCATTGCGCTGATTCTGGTGGCGCTGGCTTGTATTTTGATGGGTGCCGGTATTCCCACCACGCCAACGTACATCATTTTAGCGGCTATAGTAGCGCCTGCACTGGATGACTTTGGCATCGCGTTGCTGGCTTCACATTTCTTCATCTTCTACTACGGGGTGCTAGCGGATGTGACGCCACCTGTGGCGCTTGCCGCCTATGCGGGAGCCGGTATATCTGGTTCAGAACCGATGGCCACCGGTGTTACGGCGTTCCGCTTGTCGATGGGTAAGGTGCTCGTGCCGTTTATGTTCATTTACGCCCCAAGTCTCTTGTTCCTTGACTTCACGTGGACCGAGTTCATCTTGGCGATGATCAGCGGCATCACGTGTATTGTCGCGTTGTCGGCGGCTTACATTGGCTTCTTCAGTGCGCCTTTGTCGCGCTTGGAAAAAACAGTGTTGAGCCTGGCTGGTCTTTCACTGGTCGCACATAACCCGTGGTTCCTGGCTATTTCAGGCGCTTTGGTTGTATTAATTTTGGGGCGCAACTATCGTATCGGACACTACCAGCAGCCAACGGCGATCGAAGTTAAAGGAGTATGA
- a CDS encoding DUF1850 domain-containing protein has protein sequence MLCILAATADAVAASAGAPNTIGLSISVYREGKPLDCVVLEQSTFELSFIHSVSLTPVTDYYTVVQSPMGFQIVQTSETFFAHGQGLPSLVNEPDATDFRIENGQFVLTMSRPIEQLIVRTDVRFENRLHTRSETTNLNRWPDNGLLLKPVSSCPK, from the coding sequence ATGCTGTGCATTCTGGCGGCTACAGCCGATGCTGTCGCAGCATCGGCTGGAGCCCCGAACACGATCGGTCTCAGTATTTCTGTGTACCGTGAAGGCAAACCACTTGATTGCGTTGTATTGGAGCAATCAACATTCGAGTTGTCTTTTATTCACTCGGTATCGCTAACACCCGTTACCGACTATTACACAGTTGTACAGTCGCCTATGGGTTTTCAGATTGTGCAAACCTCTGAAACGTTTTTCGCACACGGTCAAGGGCTGCCTTCGTTAGTGAATGAGCCAGATGCCACGGATTTCAGGATCGAGAACGGGCAATTTGTGCTGACAATGTCCCGCCCGATTGAACAACTCATTGTTCGTACCGATGTGCGCTTCGAAAATCGATTACATACAAGGTCTGAGACGACCAACCTGAATCGCTGGCCAGACAACGGTTTGTTGCTAAAGCCGGTTTCCAGCTGTCCAAAATAA
- a CDS encoding TAXI family TRAP transporter solute-binding subunit has protein sequence MKMMKLKTVLLTAALSAGLVAGAVQAQERVFFGIATGGTGGTYYPLGGMLAQVISNNADIEGKKLSATAETGNASVANASLLGRESIESAFVAADILDAAYNGRNQFEGKAMKNLRALGALYPETVQLIAQEGITSFNDLEGKSISSGSPGSGQWQLLGDLLAAHGMSRDSVTEDYSSFSQSAEKIKDGNLDASLITAGSPTSSLVELTNSHTVNVIPLSGAAIKELQKTQPYYASTILPAGTYKGIDKDVETIAVRAIWATHSGLSDEIAYAVTKALYENTETLGKVHVKGKEITLERALESVSIPLHPGAERYYREKGIID, from the coding sequence ATGAAAATGATGAAGCTTAAAACGGTACTGCTAACGGCAGCGCTGAGTGCGGGCCTTGTAGCTGGCGCAGTGCAAGCGCAGGAAAGAGTCTTTTTCGGCATCGCCACGGGCGGTACAGGCGGTACTTATTATCCATTAGGCGGCATGTTGGCCCAAGTAATTTCGAACAACGCCGATATTGAAGGCAAGAAGCTGTCTGCAACGGCGGAAACTGGAAACGCTTCCGTGGCTAACGCCAGCCTGCTGGGCCGCGAAAGCATCGAGTCCGCCTTTGTGGCCGCTGATATCCTGGACGCCGCTTATAACGGCCGCAACCAGTTTGAAGGCAAAGCCATGAAAAACTTGCGCGCGCTCGGAGCGCTTTACCCAGAAACTGTTCAGCTGATCGCCCAAGAGGGCATTACCAGTTTTAACGATTTAGAAGGCAAAAGCATCAGCTCTGGTTCACCCGGGTCAGGCCAGTGGCAACTGCTGGGCGACCTCTTGGCAGCCCATGGCATGTCACGTGACAGCGTAACCGAAGATTATTCATCATTTTCCCAGTCGGCTGAAAAAATCAAGGACGGCAATCTGGATGCGTCGCTGATTACCGCCGGTTCGCCGACGTCGTCTCTTGTTGAGCTGACAAACAGTCATACTGTGAATGTAATTCCGCTGTCCGGTGCAGCAATCAAAGAGCTGCAGAAAACACAACCTTACTACGCATCAACCATCTTGCCGGCTGGCACCTATAAAGGTATCGACAAAGACGTTGAAACCATTGCGGTTCGCGCAATCTGGGCTACTCACTCTGGTCTGTCAGATGAAATTGCGTACGCCGTAACCAAGGCGCTTTATGAGAACACCGAGACGCTGGGCAAGGTTCACGTAAAAGGTAAAGAAATCACCTTGGAAAGAGCTCTGGAATCGGTATCCATTCCGTTACACCCTGGCGCCGAGCGTTACTATCGTGAAAAAGGCATTATCGATTAA
- the hutG gene encoding formimidoylglutamase encodes MTSFIEASDWQGRSDPEDGDESIRWHQRVVTRAGADKQAQSGLIGFASDAGVARNKGRIGAAQGPFVLRDQLRNLAWHGGNRQVVDFGTVTVDEGRLEAGQTALATAVSRALPKVSRLLVVGGGHETAWGTFRGLVQAFDPAATRIGIINLDAHFDLRKVGEQGPSSGTPFYQMAEQLGADNFHYCCLGVSRTSNTSALFQRADDLGVSYMEDWQMQPDRMSDIKQRLRTFCQNLDLIYLTIDLDVLPHYQAPGVSAPAARGVPLVVVEEIIDEILSIVPSLRQGMPVVEMCELNPIYDVSGMTARTAALLANTLLCSRTLT; translated from the coding sequence ATGACCTCGTTTATTGAAGCCAGTGACTGGCAAGGTCGGTCTGACCCAGAAGACGGCGACGAATCGATACGTTGGCATCAGCGAGTGGTAACTCGAGCAGGGGCTGACAAACAGGCTCAGTCCGGCTTGATTGGTTTTGCGTCTGACGCCGGCGTGGCTCGTAATAAAGGCCGCATTGGTGCTGCGCAAGGGCCGTTCGTGCTGCGCGACCAGTTAAGAAATTTGGCTTGGCACGGAGGTAACAGGCAGGTTGTGGATTTTGGCACTGTCACCGTTGACGAAGGCCGTTTGGAGGCGGGGCAAACGGCGTTGGCAACGGCTGTTTCCCGAGCATTGCCCAAAGTTTCCCGGCTACTCGTTGTCGGTGGCGGCCATGAAACGGCCTGGGGCACGTTCAGGGGTTTGGTGCAGGCTTTTGATCCGGCGGCGACCCGCATTGGCATCATCAATCTGGATGCGCATTTTGATCTGCGAAAGGTAGGCGAACAGGGTCCGTCATCTGGCACACCGTTTTATCAAATGGCCGAGCAGTTAGGCGCTGATAACTTCCATTACTGTTGTCTTGGCGTATCACGCACCAGCAACACGTCCGCACTGTTTCAGCGTGCTGACGATCTAGGCGTCAGCTACATGGAAGACTGGCAAATGCAGCCAGATCGAATGTCTGACATAAAACAGCGGTTAAGAACTTTTTGTCAAAATCTGGACCTGATTTATCTGACCATAGACTTAGACGTACTTCCACATTATCAGGCCCCAGGAGTGAGTGCGCCCGCGGCTCGCGGTGTGCCGCTGGTTGTGGTTGAAGAAATTATCGATGAAATTCTGAGCATCGTGCCGTCCCTGCGCCAAGGCATGCCAGTGGTCGAGATGTGTGAATTAAACCCTATTTACGATGTGTCCGGTATGACCGCCAGAACAGCGGCGTTGTTAGCCAATACTCTGCTGTGTTCCAGAACCCTCACATGA
- a CDS encoding NAD(P)/FAD-dependent oxidoreductase: MNRDSYPHYQRDCGWTHPRNLQRTRPSLEDDDDCDAIIIGGGYTGIGIAAQLQMLRPNDDIRILEAETIGSGSPGRNSGFLLEHAFGATSPGMASELYQHYRRTHQTLLQNGLGDKKAQPARIFKGAATERGLKALRTLEQFLNASQQPFAPLSADAMTELTGSRYYKAGIELPGNSLLNPFDLITNLARNLPASVTLYEQSPAIRLFREQGMWRAQTPRGTLRAPKVFLANNAFASALGYGNAYSVKIFTYAGITPQLSGAIFSRYSQHGQWGLLPAHRLGSTLRSTDDNRILIRGLYGYESEGNDSVKDMLATSLFSRFPELQAYGLEDWWGGTTSLTANGAPLWGELKDGLYVSIGCNGVGIIKGTLLGQQLANYACGEPHIDVARLMDKPGWMPPEPFRRLGFQAVSAYERRMAGAER; encoded by the coding sequence ATGAACAGAGACTCATACCCGCACTACCAACGTGACTGCGGCTGGACGCATCCTCGTAATCTGCAGCGCACACGGCCATCGCTTGAAGACGATGACGACTGCGACGCGATTATTATTGGTGGCGGCTATACCGGCATTGGCATAGCCGCCCAATTACAAATGCTGCGGCCCAACGACGACATCAGGATTTTGGAAGCCGAAACCATCGGATCCGGTTCGCCAGGGCGTAACTCCGGCTTTTTGCTGGAACACGCTTTTGGCGCGACAAGTCCAGGCATGGCGTCTGAGCTTTATCAACATTATCGCCGCACCCATCAAACTCTGTTGCAAAATGGCTTGGGCGACAAAAAGGCCCAACCTGCACGCATTTTCAAAGGTGCCGCCACAGAACGAGGGCTGAAAGCCCTGCGTACGCTCGAACAATTCCTGAACGCAAGCCAGCAGCCGTTTGCACCTCTGTCGGCGGACGCCATGACTGAACTGACGGGCAGCCGCTATTACAAAGCAGGCATTGAACTACCCGGCAACAGCTTGCTGAACCCGTTTGACCTGATCACTAACCTAGCGCGAAACTTACCCGCATCGGTGACCCTCTACGAACAAAGCCCGGCAATTCGGCTTTTCCGCGAACAGGGCATGTGGCGGGCGCAGACACCTAGAGGGACCTTACGCGCGCCGAAGGTGTTCTTAGCGAACAACGCCTTTGCCTCTGCTCTAGGCTACGGAAACGCATACAGCGTGAAGATTTTTACCTATGCCGGTATAACGCCCCAGCTGTCAGGCGCCATTTTTTCCCGTTATTCACAGCACGGCCAGTGGGGCCTTTTGCCCGCCCATCGATTGGGCTCCACCTTACGCTCAACTGATGACAACCGTATATTAATCAGGGGTTTATATGGGTACGAAAGCGAGGGTAATGATTCGGTAAAAGACATGCTGGCGACTAGCCTGTTTTCACGTTTCCCCGAACTTCAAGCTTACGGCCTGGAGGACTGGTGGGGCGGCACAACGTCTCTCACTGCCAACGGTGCGCCGCTTTGGGGAGAATTAAAGGATGGGCTTTACGTTTCTATCGGCTGTAACGGCGTCGGCATCATTAAAGGCACCCTGCTCGGCCAGCAGTTAGCAAATTACGCCTGCGGCGAGCCCCACATCGATGTGGCAAGACTGATGGACAAGCCGGGATGGATGCCCCCAGAACCGTTCCGCCGTCTCGGTTTCCAGGCGGTCAGCGCCTATGAGCGGCGTATGGCTGGTGCAGAACGCTAA
- a CDS encoding SDR family oxidoreductase — protein sequence MSDDRQVALVTGGAHGIGRGIVSYLLTQNWRVAFFDLDDTAANEIATAFGDFANLLYVRCNVADEGDVKLALRQLINWGGRLDALVNNAGLADPVTGAVENLSLAEWQKRLDVNLTGPFLMAKHSVPHLRLTLGAIVNIASTRAMQSEANTEAYAATKGGLVALTHALAISLGPEVRVNCISPGWIDTREPEASEEPAPLSALDHVQHPAGRVGTPDDIAAMVHYLVSPQAKFITGQNIVVDGGMVRKMIYHE from the coding sequence ATGTCTGATGATCGCCAAGTGGCCCTAGTGACCGGTGGAGCTCATGGCATTGGCCGGGGCATAGTGTCTTACCTGCTGACGCAGAATTGGCGCGTTGCTTTTTTCGACCTGGATGACACTGCCGCGAATGAGATTGCCACAGCGTTTGGGGACTTCGCCAACTTGCTTTACGTGCGCTGCAATGTGGCAGATGAGGGCGACGTTAAGTTGGCGTTGCGTCAGCTTATAAACTGGGGAGGTAGGCTGGATGCGCTGGTGAACAACGCTGGCTTGGCTGATCCCGTGACCGGCGCGGTGGAAAATCTGTCGTTGGCGGAATGGCAGAAGCGACTGGATGTAAACCTGACCGGTCCCTTTCTAATGGCGAAACACTCAGTACCGCACCTGCGGCTTACCCTGGGGGCCATCGTCAACATTGCCTCTACGCGGGCGATGCAGTCTGAAGCCAATACCGAAGCCTACGCCGCCACCAAGGGCGGACTGGTAGCCCTGACCCACGCCCTTGCGATCAGCTTGGGGCCGGAGGTGAGAGTCAACTGCATCAGCCCGGGGTGGATCGATACCCGCGAGCCGGAGGCAAGCGAGGAGCCCGCGCCCCTAAGCGCACTGGACCACGTCCAGCATCCCGCTGGCAGGGTCGGCACACCCGACGACATTGCGGCGATGGTGCATTATCTGGTTTCCCCGCAAGCCAAGTTCATCACTGGGCAAAACATCGTGGTGGATGGCGGCATGGTGCGCAAGATGATCTACCACGAGTAG